From one Lolium rigidum isolate FL_2022 chromosome 4, APGP_CSIRO_Lrig_0.1, whole genome shotgun sequence genomic stretch:
- the LOC124648568 gene encoding uncharacterized protein LOC124648568: MQMVGLSSPAAAPMAVGMRRRPRTAMWPQRSSAAPRTAVVAAASSSPPSSDANSSSNSPGKDEETDEVARREEGEKTAAAFLLRSQKYALLKQQLAVAAQLEDYKEAARLRDSLRSFEEEEPVLRLRRSLKKAVEEERFADAAKYRDELMILAPHSLLKCSSDATTLGIRVQVRSVYIENRSQPLKGKFFFAYRIRITNNSQRAVQLLRRHWIVTDANGRTENIWGVGVVGEQPVIFPKTGFEYSSACPLNTPNGRMEGDFEMKHIDKVGSSTFNIAIAPFSLSILGDDNDGSL, translated from the exons ATGCAGATGGTGGGCCTGAGCTCGCCTGCCGCGGCGCCGATGGCGGTGGGGATGCGGCGGCGGCCAAGAACCGCGATGTGGCCGCAGAGGAGCTCGGCCGCCCCACGGACAGCGGTCGTGGCGGCCGCGTCCTCGTCTCCGCCGTCGTCGGATGCCAACTCGAGCTCCAATTCGCCGGGTAAGGACGAGGAGACGGATGAGGTCGCGCGGAGGGAGGAGGGCGAGAAGACGGCGGCGGCCTTCTTGCTGAGGAGCCAGAAGTACGCCTTGCTCAAGCAGCAGCTCGCCGTGGCCGCCCAGCTCGAG GATTATAAGGAGGCGGCGAGGTTGAGGGACTCGCTGAGGTCGTTCGAGGAAGAGGAGCccgtcctccgcctccgccgctccctGAAAAAGGCGGTCGAGGAGGAGAGGTTTGCG GATGCTGCCAAGTACAGAGATGAATTGATGATTTTGGCTCCGCACTCCCTCCTCAAATGTTCTAGCGATGCTACAACTCTG GGGATAAGAGTTCAAGTCAGGAGTGTGTACATTGAAAACCGGAGCCAGCCTTTGAAGGGGAAGTTCTTTTTTGCCTACAGAATCAGAATTACAAATAATTCTCAGCGTGCTGTTCAGCTTCTGAGACGACATTGGATTGTCACTGATGCGAATGGAAGGACGGAGAATATTTG GGGTGTGGGTGTAGTGGGAGAGCAACCTGTCATATTCCCAAAGACCGGTTTCGAGTACTCGTCTGCATGCCCACTAAACACCCCAAATGGGAGAATG GAAGGTGATTTTGAGATGAAGCATATCGACAAGGTTGGATCATCGACATTCAATATTGCTATTGCGCCATTCTCTCTGTCGATCCTCGGGGACGATAATGATGGTTCCCTCTGA